In Arachis stenosperma cultivar V10309 chromosome 1, arast.V10309.gnm1.PFL2, whole genome shotgun sequence, one DNA window encodes the following:
- the LOC130983873 gene encoding uncharacterized protein LOC130983873 gives MTPSPATRLLCFSFRLSATSSPHSASTTQHSPHHRIQSSAPLTRSSSRSSSSLLDARRSISRSPFSLLDARRSIPPGPGSIRAAVQFDFCFGMRADEKVFDSLHITSEFRMASSNAPSETPTPTSQEQGSTPDPTIGTQKNSNRGKTDPAWGHCKQVLDKEKTALVCIYCEKLIRGGGINRVKHHLAGKGGDIEACRKVPAVKRKIQEEYAESYGACDDVEREFDEIERNEMRQQQASRIPTPSSRKGVGKQLKGLQSFFPPAATPRAQPSIKSVLQRKKIVEKYDIAIARWMMDASVPFNAVNSAYYQPMIDVIANMGVGYKGPNYQRVRGYLLSKLVEDVKKMIEGYCVIWKQTGCTIMADGWTDRCRRTLINFLVYCPKGTVFLKSVDASHISKTGEALFKLLRDVVLFVGPENVVHVVTDNAANYVAAGRLLESEFPRLYWSPCAAHCINLMLQDIGKLVEVTETVSQASMITKYIYNHCHPLYLMRQFTGNREILRPAPTRFATNFIALQSILAQKDALRAMVTSREWTSSAYSKEAKAKKFVDQVLDSKFWNQCTDIVKLTEPLVHVLRIVDSEDRAAMEFDKHKETISGLLDVIERYAYGNANLNTKLTSEKIIFKNAEGDFGRMSAIREQSTVMPDQWWESYGCGAPNLQKLAIRVLSQTCSSLGCKRNWSIFEHIHSKKRNRLEHQKLNDLVYVHYNLRLQQRNRMRKQSYDPICLDAFEDHSEWIMEDSPPFLTPEEVDTLQNDLANMYLQSALDDLDELNLEDDRVDGEANNTPVENANQNETNQDVAPDLSNEERYPDFEVTPWI, from the exons ATGACTCCCTCCCCTGCTACTCGCCTACTCTGTTTCAGCTTCAGGCTTTCAGCCACCTCGTCGCCCCATTCGGCTTCAACCACGCAGCACTCACCTCACCACCGCATCCAGAGCAGTGCGCCACTCACCAGGTCTTCCTCCAGGTCTTCCTCTTCTCTGCTCGACGCTCGTCGCTCCATCTCCAGGTCTCCCTTTTCTCTGCTCGACGCTCGTCGCTCCATCCCTCCAGGTCCAGGGTCCATCCGTGCAGCCGTGCAg TTTGATTTCTGTTTTGGTATGCGGGCAGATGAGAAAGTGTTTGATAGTTTACATAT TACTTCA GAATTTAGGATGGCTTCATCAAATGCACCATCAGAAACACCAACACCAACTTCTCAGGAACAAGGATCAACTCCTGATCCAACAATCGGAACCCAAAAAAATAGTAACAGAGGAAAAACTGATCCTGCATGGGGCCATTGTAAACAAGTTTTGGATAAAGAAAAAACTGCTCTAGTATGTATTTATTGCGAGAAGCTTATTAGGGGTGGAGGAATTAACCGGGTTAAACATCATTTGGCTGGAAAAGGCGGAGATATTGAGGCATGTCGAAAGGTGCCAGCTGTG aaaaggaaaattcAAGAAGAATATGCAGAAAGTTATGGTGCTTGTGATGACGTTGAAAGGGAATTTGATGAGATTGAACGTAATGAGATGCGACAACAACAAGCATCAAGAATTCCAACACCTAGCTCTAGAAAGGGAGTTGGAAAACAACTCAAGGGATTACAATCCTTTTTTCCACCGGCAGCAACACCTAGAGCTCAACCAAGTATTAAAAGTGTTctccaaagaaaaaaaattgtggAGAAGTATGATATTGCTATTGCAAGATGGATGATGGATGCCTCTGTGCCATTCAATGCGGTTAATTCAGCTTATTATCAGCCAATGATCGATGTTATTGCAAATATGGGTGTAGGGTATAAAGGGCCAAATTACCAAAGAGTTCGTGGATATTTGTTGAGTAAATTGGTTGAAGATGTAAAGAAGATGATTGAAGGTTATTGTGTGATTTGGAAACAAACTGGATGTACTATCATGGCTGATGGATGGACTGATCGTTGTAGGCGtactttaattaatttcttGGTTTATTGCCCTAAAGGAACTGTTTTCCTAAAGTCAGTTGATGCTTCTCATATCTCGAAAACTGGTGAGGCTTTGTTTAAGTTGCTTAGGGATGTTGTGTTATTTGTTGGTCCTGAGAATGTTGTACATGTAGTGACGGATAATGCTGCAAATTACGTTGCTGCTGGAAGGTTGTTGGAATCAGAGTTTCCTAGATTGTATTGGTCTCCTTGTGCGGCACATTGTATTAATCTGATGTTGCAGGATATTGGGAAGTTAGTGGAAGTGACTGAAACTGTGTCACAAGCTTCAATGATTACGAAGTATATCTATAATCACTGTCATCCTTTGTACTTGATGAGGCAGTTCACAGGCAACCGAGAAATACTTCGTCCAGCTCCAACTCGATTCGCCACTAATTTCATTGCTTTGCAAAGTATTTTGGCTCAAAAGGATGCATTGAGAGCTATGGTGACATCTAGAGAATGGACAAGTTCAGCTTACTCTAAAGAAGCCAAAGCAAAAAAGTTTGTGGATCAAGTCTTAGATTCTAAATTTTGGAATCAATGCACTGATATTGTTAAGCTTACTGAGCCACTTGTTCATGTATTGCGTATTGTGGATAGTGAAGATAGAGCTGCAATGG AATTTGACAAGCACAAAGAAACAATTTCTGGCCTACTAGATGTGATTGAGAGATATGCTTACGGTAATGCTAATTTGAATACTAAATTAACAAGTGAGAAGATAATCTTTAAAAATGCTGAAGGAGACTTTGGGAGAATGTCTGCAATACGTGAGCAAAGCACAGTGATGCCTG ATCAATGGTGGGAATCTTATGGATGTGGAGCACCAAACCTGCAAAAGTTAGCTATTCGTGTTTTGAGTCAAACTTGTagttctttaggttgtaagcgTAACTGGAGTATTTTCGAACACATTCACTCAAAGAAAAGGAATCGGTTAGAGCATCAAAAGCTTAATGATCTTGTTTATGTTCATTACAATTTAAGGCTACAACAAAG GAACCGAATGAGAAAGCAAAGTTACGATCCAATTTGTCTTGACGCATTTGAGGATCATTCGGAATGGATAATGGAAGATTCACCACCATTTTTAACTCCTGAAGAAGTTGATACTTTGCAGAATGATCTTGCAAATATGTATCTTCAATCAGCTTTAGATGATTTGG ATGAATTGAATTTGGAAGATGATCGAGTTGATGGTGAAGCTAATAATACTCCTGTGGAAAATGCAAATCAGAATGAAACCAATCAAGATGTAGCTCCAGATTTGTCAAATGAAGAAAGATATCCAGACTTTGAAGTTACTCCTTGGATATAA